From one Choloepus didactylus isolate mChoDid1 chromosome 24, mChoDid1.pri, whole genome shotgun sequence genomic stretch:
- the LOC119519784 gene encoding olfactory receptor 56-like, translating to MDKRNETSHMDFILLGLFPGMKHVNFLVTTILLIYAVALTANSILVLLIWVDPHLHTPMYFLLSQLALMDLTLISSTVPKMVANFFSGRKNISQVACGTQIFLFLTLGIAECILITLMSYDRYVAICNPLRYSFIRSQKVCLQMAAISWAGGALISLAHMAYSLHFPICGSREIPHFLCEVMAILKLVCEDISAYEKAVVVTSVAVLFIPLSLILTSYALIFLTVLRMNSPEGRNKAVSTCSSHPSVVTLYFGPAMLVYMRPSSYHGPKLDQVLFMLGAILTPTLNPLIYSLRNKEVVSALKKMLGRCLN from the coding sequence ATGGATAAAAGAAATGAGACTTCACACATGGATTTCATCCTCCTGGGCCTCTTCCCTGGCATGAAGCATGTCAACTTCCTTGTCACCACCATCCTCCTGATCTACGCTGTAGCTCTGACTGCAAACAGCATCCTTGTTCTCCTGATCTGGGTGGAtccccacctccacacccccatgtacttcctGCTCAGCCAGCTGGCTCTCATGGACCTGACGTTAATCTCTAGCACTGTCCCCAAGATGGTAGCCAACTTCTTCTCGGGGAGGAAAAACATCTCACAGGTGGCCTGTGGTACTCAGATCTTCCTTTTTCTGACTCTTGGAATCGCTGAGTGCATCCTCATCACCCTCATGTCCTATGACCggtatgtggccatctgcaaccCTCTGCGATACAGCTTCATCAGGAGCCAGAAGGTCTGTCTGCAGATGGCTGCTATCTCCTGGGCTGGGGGTGCCCTTATATCCCTGGCACACATGGCTTATTCCTTGCATTTCCCCATCTGTGGTTCCAGAGAGATCCCCCATTTCCTCTGTGAGGTCATGGCCATCCTAAAGTTGGTCTGTGAGGACATCTCTGCCTATGAGAAGGCTGTGGTGGTGACAAGCGTTGCAGTGCTCTTCATTCCCTTGTCCCTCATCCTGACCTCTTATGCCCTCATCTTCCTCACTGTCCTCCGCATGAACTCCCCTGAGGGCAGGAACAAAGCCGTGagcacctgctcctcccacccgAGTGTGGTCACCCTCTACTTTGGTCCAGCCATGCTGGTCTACATGAGGCCCAGCTCTTACCACGGTCCCAAGCTGGACCAGGTCCTCTTTATGCTTGGTGCCATCCTCACCCCCACGCTGAATCCCCTCATCTACAGTCTTAGGAACAAGGAGGTGGTGAGCGCTCTGAAAAAGATGCTGGGACGTTGCCTGAATTAA